Proteins found in one Drosophila busckii strain San Diego stock center, stock number 13000-0081.31 chromosome 2R, ASM1175060v1, whole genome shotgun sequence genomic segment:
- the LOC108597180 gene encoding 40S ribosomal protein S15, whose protein sequence is MADQVDETLKKKRTFKKFTYRGVDLDQLLDMPNNQLVELMHSRARRRFSRGLKRKPMALIKKLRKAKKEAPPNEKPEIVKTHLRNMIIVPEMTGSIIGVYNGKDFGQVEVKPEMIGHYLGEFALTYKPVKHGRPGIGATHSSRFIPLK, encoded by the exons ATGGCCGAT caagttgATGAAACTCTTAAGAAGAAGCGTACCTTCAAGAAGTTCACCTACCGTGGTGTGGACTTGGACCAGCTGTTGGATATGCCCAA CAACCAGCTGGTTGAGCTGATGCACAGCCGCGCACGCAGGCGTTTCTCTCGCGGTCTGAAGCGCAAGCCGATGGCTTTGATCAAGAAGCTGCGCAAGGCCAAGAAGGAGGCACCACCAAATGAGAAGCCCGAAATTGTCAAGACTCATCTGAGAAACATGATCATTGTTCCCGAGATGACCGGCTCCATCATTGGTGTTTACAATGGCAAAGATTTCGGCCAG GTTGAAGTTAAGCCTGAGATGATCGGCCACTACTTGGGTGAATTTGCGTTGACCTACAAGCCTGTTAAGCACGGTAGGCCCGGTATTGGTGCTACCCACAGCTCGCGTTTTATTCCCCTCAAGTAA